One Glaciihabitans arcticus DNA window includes the following coding sequences:
- a CDS encoding NADH:flavin oxidoreductase/NADH oxidase codes for MTTPRLFTPLTVRSTTFRNRIWVAPMCQYSVTEKDGVPRDWHLVHLGSMASGGAGLVIAEATAVSPEGRISDQDTGIWNDTQRNAWARVVNFLHAQGATAGIQLAHAGRKASVWPAWGTLESGTQPLDQGGWETVSASDVAFGDYAAPVALDDRGIDAVVNDFVAAASRAIEAGFDVLELHAAHGYLMHQFLSPLSNTRTDEYGGSLENRARLLLRVITEVRAVVGDDIPLFVRFSATDYAPGGWNEEQTAIVSGWAREAGADLFDISTGGNISGVRIPLGPGYQVPFAAFVRETADVTVSAVGLITTPAQAEAVLADGSADAIMLGREMMRDPHFALRAAHELGHELDYWPEQYLRARWPAA; via the coding sequence ATGACTACGCCCCGGCTGTTCACGCCGCTCACCGTTCGCTCGACGACCTTTCGCAACCGCATCTGGGTTGCCCCGATGTGCCAGTACTCGGTAACTGAGAAGGACGGGGTGCCCCGCGACTGGCACCTTGTGCACCTCGGCTCGATGGCTTCCGGCGGCGCCGGCCTCGTCATCGCCGAGGCGACCGCCGTCTCGCCGGAGGGCCGCATCTCCGACCAGGACACCGGCATCTGGAACGACACCCAACGCAACGCCTGGGCGCGAGTCGTGAACTTCCTGCACGCGCAGGGTGCGACGGCGGGCATCCAGCTCGCCCACGCCGGTCGCAAGGCCTCGGTCTGGCCGGCGTGGGGCACCCTCGAGTCGGGGACCCAGCCGCTCGACCAGGGCGGTTGGGAGACGGTCTCGGCCTCCGACGTCGCATTCGGCGACTACGCCGCACCCGTGGCACTCGACGACCGCGGCATCGACGCCGTCGTCAACGACTTCGTGGCGGCCGCGTCGCGAGCGATCGAGGCGGGGTTCGACGTGCTCGAGCTGCACGCCGCGCACGGCTACCTCATGCACCAGTTCCTGTCGCCCCTGTCGAACACCCGCACCGACGAGTACGGCGGATCCCTCGAGAACCGCGCGCGCCTGCTGCTGCGCGTGATCACCGAGGTGCGCGCCGTCGTCGGCGACGACATCCCTCTCTTTGTGCGCTTCTCGGCCACCGACTACGCCCCCGGTGGCTGGAATGAGGAGCAGACGGCGATCGTCTCGGGCTGGGCTCGCGAGGCCGGCGCCGACCTGTTCGACATCTCCACGGGCGGCAACATCTCGGGCGTGCGCATCCCACTCGGCCCCGGCTACCAGGTGCCCTTCGCCGCCTTCGTGCGTGAGACGGCGGATGTCACGGTCTCAGCCGTGGGACTCATCACGACCCCGGCTCAGGCCGAGGCCGTGCTTGCCGACGGTTCGGCGGACGCCATCATGCTCGGCCGCGAGATGATGCGCGACCCGCACTTCGCCCTGCGCGCGGCCCACGAGCTCGGTCACGAGCTCGACTACTGGCCCGAGCAGTACCTCCGAGCGCGGTGGCCCGCGGCTTAA
- a CDS encoding glycosyltransferase 87 family protein: MTSIRAAASRVAELLVGMSASRLALWIAFVAVHVWLGLVNLLGPGLPLGDVTITYRFWTDQAFSHDYWVGIDSVWVYPILAILPMLASFAFGPEVYGSTWLTLVMVLNGVAFAFLTRPTFSRERLAIAWWWIAFLLLLGPIALGRIDSVTIPLAVVGVVLLATRPRIAAFILVIATWMKIWPAALLAAIVVSSKHRLATVVVALGTSAAIVLVMFALGGGGAVFSFITQQAGRGLQIEAPVSTAWLWQAAAGANNAYVYYDQGILTFQVTGDGADVAADLMTPLLAVVALAVAALGILAVRRGAAALDVLAPLSLALVTALIAFNKVGSPQFISWLAVPIILGLGARLAGSSVPFRVPAVIVLVIAALTQVLYPYLYVYLLGLNTVLLIVITARNALYFVLLAWAIAELWQVGTRARVGEGGPLSDEPWPETAWPFAPNQRGMI, translated from the coding sequence ATGACCAGTATTCGGGCCGCGGCATCGCGGGTCGCGGAACTCCTGGTCGGGATGTCGGCGAGCCGCCTCGCCCTCTGGATCGCCTTCGTCGCCGTTCACGTCTGGCTCGGCCTCGTCAACCTGCTCGGTCCCGGCCTGCCGCTCGGCGATGTCACCATCACCTACCGATTCTGGACCGACCAGGCCTTCTCGCACGACTACTGGGTCGGCATCGACTCGGTCTGGGTATACCCGATTCTCGCGATCCTGCCGATGCTCGCCTCGTTCGCCTTCGGCCCCGAGGTGTATGGCAGTACCTGGCTCACCCTCGTGATGGTGCTCAACGGAGTCGCCTTCGCATTCCTGACCCGGCCCACGTTCTCGCGTGAGCGTCTCGCTATCGCCTGGTGGTGGATCGCGTTCCTGCTGCTGCTCGGGCCGATCGCCCTCGGCCGCATCGATTCGGTCACCATCCCGCTCGCTGTCGTCGGGGTCGTGCTGCTGGCGACGAGGCCGCGCATCGCGGCGTTCATCCTTGTGATCGCGACCTGGATGAAGATCTGGCCGGCGGCCCTGCTCGCGGCGATCGTCGTCTCCTCGAAGCACCGCCTCGCGACGGTCGTGGTGGCGCTCGGCACCAGTGCGGCGATCGTGCTGGTCATGTTCGCCCTCGGCGGCGGCGGTGCCGTGTTCAGCTTCATCACCCAGCAGGCCGGTCGCGGGCTGCAGATTGAGGCTCCCGTGAGTACGGCCTGGCTCTGGCAGGCGGCGGCAGGCGCCAACAACGCCTACGTCTACTACGACCAGGGCATCCTCACCTTCCAGGTCACCGGCGATGGTGCGGATGTCGCGGCCGACCTCATGACGCCGCTGCTCGCGGTCGTCGCCCTCGCCGTCGCGGCCCTCGGTATCCTCGCCGTGCGGCGTGGTGCCGCCGCGCTGGACGTGCTCGCGCCGCTCTCCCTCGCCCTGGTGACGGCGCTCATCGCCTTCAACAAGGTGGGTTCGCCGCAGTTCATCAGCTGGCTCGCGGTGCCGATCATCCTGGGTCTCGGCGCGCGCCTGGCAGGGTCATCCGTGCCGTTCCGGGTACCCGCGGTCATCGTGCTCGTGATCGCCGCGCTCACGCAGGTGCTCTACCCGTACCTGTACGTCTACCTGCTGGGCCTCAATACGGTGCTGCTGATCGTGATCACCGCGCGCAACGCGCTCTACTTCGTGCTGCTCGCCTGGGCGATCGCCGAGCTGTGGCAGGTGGGCACCCGGGCACGAGTCGGCGAGGGCGGCCCACTCTCCGACGAGCCGTGGCCCGAGACGGCGTGGCCGTTCGCACCGAACCAGCGTGGGATGATTTAA
- a CDS encoding hemolysin family protein has protein sequence MYELLMLGAGLLLTIGTGLFVASEFALVNLDRSDLEVRQGKGEKRLGPTISALKRTSTHLSSAQLGITLTTLLTGYTMEPAFSSLLSGPLGALGLPEATVSIVATVLGITIATLLSMIIGELVPKNFALALPLATAKIVIPFQIGFTAVFRPAVALLNNTANGILRSIGIEPKEELSGARTAEELSSLVRRSAREGSLDRDTATLLARTLVFSDHTAQDVMTPRPRVASVDRTDTAQDVIDLARRTGFSRFPVIDDSIDDVVGLVHIKQAVAVPREKRADVPVSALQSDALRVPETMKLDSLLAELRGRGYQMAVVVDEYGGTAGVTTLEDLVEELVGEVSDEHDRTKPDVVRSRDWFTFPGILRPDELLERTGVTVPEEGPFETVAGWLMSELGRLPVVGDTVDVELGQFRIERLDGRRIDRVRYTPTAEPVTTEGEAN, from the coding sequence ATGTATGAATTGCTCATGCTGGGGGCCGGCCTCCTCCTGACTATCGGCACCGGACTCTTCGTCGCCTCGGAGTTCGCGCTCGTCAACCTCGATCGATCTGATCTCGAGGTGCGTCAGGGCAAGGGCGAGAAGCGACTGGGCCCGACGATCAGTGCGCTGAAGCGCACCTCCACCCACCTCTCGAGCGCACAGCTCGGCATCACGCTGACGACGCTGCTGACCGGCTACACGATGGAGCCCGCGTTCAGCTCCCTGCTCTCCGGTCCGCTCGGCGCACTCGGACTGCCCGAGGCCACGGTCTCGATCGTCGCGACGGTGCTCGGCATCACGATCGCGACCCTGTTGTCGATGATCATCGGCGAGCTGGTGCCGAAGAACTTCGCGCTCGCGCTGCCGCTCGCGACAGCGAAGATCGTCATCCCGTTTCAGATCGGCTTTACCGCGGTGTTCCGCCCGGCCGTCGCCCTGCTGAACAACACGGCGAACGGCATTCTGCGCTCGATCGGAATCGAGCCGAAAGAGGAACTGTCGGGTGCTCGCACCGCCGAGGAGCTCTCGTCACTCGTGCGCCGCTCGGCGCGCGAGGGCAGCCTCGACCGCGACACGGCGACGCTGCTCGCCCGAACGCTCGTGTTCTCCGACCACACCGCGCAGGACGTGATGACCCCGCGCCCTCGCGTCGCGAGCGTCGACCGCACCGATACCGCGCAGGACGTCATCGACCTCGCCCGCCGCACCGGTTTCTCGCGCTTCCCGGTCATCGACGATTCGATCGACGACGTCGTCGGCCTCGTCCACATCAAGCAGGCCGTGGCCGTGCCGCGTGAGAAGCGGGCGGATGTGCCGGTCTCGGCCCTGCAGTCCGACGCGTTGCGCGTGCCCGAGACCATGAAGCTCGACTCGCTGCTCGCCGAACTGCGCGGCCGCGGCTACCAGATGGCCGTTGTTGTGGATGAGTATGGCGGAACCGCCGGAGTCACCACCCTCGAAGACCTGGTGGAGGAGCTCGTCGGTGAAGTATCGGACGAACACGACCGCACCAAGCCCGATGTTGTGCGCTCTCGCGACTGGTTCACATTCCCCGGAATCCTGCGCCCCGACGAACTGCTGGAGCGCACCGGTGTCACGGTTCCCGAAGAGGGACCGTTCGAGACCGTCGCAGGCTGGCTCATGAGCGAGCTCGGCCGCCTGCCCGTTGTCGGCGACACCGTCGACGTCGAGCTCGGACAGTTCCGCATCGAGAGACTGGATGGCCGCCGCATCGACCGCGTGCGCTACACCCCCACCGCTGAACCGGTTACTACCGAGGGGGAGGCGAACTGA
- a CDS encoding hemolysin family protein, with amino-acid sequence MENYWTGIIWLVVLLIVNAFFVGAEFAIISARRSQIEPKAEAGSRAAKTTLWAMEHATLMLAASQLGITVCSLLILNVSEPSIHHLLEIPLALTGLPEEAIGTIAFIVALLIVSFLHVVIGEMVPKNLSFSVPDRAALILAPPLVFVARVFRPIIASLNWTANAIIRLFGVEPKNEANSVFNLGEVANIVAQSTKEGMLTDSTGALNAAFEFTEKKVQDIAIGLADLVTLPEDATPADVERAVAQRGFSRYILVNDENEPTGYIHLKDVIDLPEEEFNEPVPPKRIRQLISIFRSTDLEDALATMRRSGVHVARAFDETGATRGVLFLEDIIEELVGEVQDATRRN; translated from the coding sequence ATGGAGAACTACTGGACAGGCATCATCTGGCTGGTCGTGCTGCTCATCGTCAACGCGTTCTTCGTCGGCGCCGAGTTCGCGATCATCTCCGCCCGTCGCTCGCAGATCGAGCCGAAGGCCGAGGCGGGTTCCCGTGCGGCGAAGACGACGCTCTGGGCGATGGAGCACGCGACGCTGATGCTCGCGGCGAGCCAGCTCGGCATCACCGTGTGCTCGCTGCTGATCCTCAACGTGTCGGAGCCGTCGATCCACCACCTGCTCGAGATCCCGCTCGCGCTGACCGGGCTCCCCGAGGAGGCCATCGGCACGATCGCGTTCATCGTGGCGCTGCTGATCGTGTCGTTCCTGCACGTGGTCATCGGTGAGATGGTGCCGAAGAACCTGTCATTCTCGGTTCCGGATCGCGCGGCGCTCATTCTCGCGCCCCCACTGGTATTCGTGGCCCGGGTGTTCCGTCCGATCATCGCCTCGCTCAACTGGACCGCGAACGCGATCATCCGCCTGTTCGGTGTGGAGCCCAAGAACGAGGCCAACAGTGTGTTCAACCTCGGCGAGGTCGCGAACATCGTCGCCCAGTCGACGAAGGAGGGCATGCTCACTGATTCGACGGGCGCGCTCAACGCGGCATTCGAGTTCACCGAGAAGAAGGTGCAGGACATCGCGATCGGTCTCGCCGACCTCGTCACGCTGCCCGAGGACGCGACACCCGCCGACGTGGAGCGGGCGGTCGCCCAGCGCGGTTTCTCGCGCTACATCCTCGTCAACGACGAGAACGAGCCGACCGGGTATATCCACCTCAAGGACGTCATCGATCTGCCCGAGGAGGAGTTCAACGAACCGGTGCCGCCCAAGCGGATCCGCCAGCTGATCTCAATCTTCCGGTCAACCGACCTCGAGGATGCGCTGGCGACGATGCGCCGCTCCGGCGTTCACGTTGCGCGGGCCTTCGACGAGACCGGTGCGACGCGCGGTGTGCTGTTCCTCGAGGACATCATCGAGGAGCTCGTCGGCGAGGTTCAGGACGCGACGCGGCGCAACTAG
- a CDS encoding ADP-dependent NAD(P)H-hydrate dehydratase translates to MSDFLPWTEDDAARRIRIPEPDDDKYTRGVLGIITGSEQYPGAAVLGVEAALRTGVGMVRYLGGERAGDLVLQRRPEAVLGNGRVQAWLIGSGTDAAHPEPRSAGWVDAALAQNLPTVLDGGAIERVRDTGGPTVITPHYRELGRVLGVDPAEIASDAGGWARRASDALGVTVLLKGSRTYVCGGGIELSVTGAPAWTATAGAGDALGGILGALVATHADSDAAELARLAATAALIHGLAAERASGGGPFTILDLAAAVPATIAQLLR, encoded by the coding sequence ATGAGCGACTTCCTGCCATGGACCGAGGATGACGCGGCGCGCCGCATCCGAATCCCCGAGCCCGACGACGACAAGTACACGCGCGGCGTGCTCGGGATCATCACCGGCAGCGAGCAGTACCCCGGGGCCGCGGTACTCGGAGTCGAGGCCGCGCTGCGAACCGGGGTCGGCATGGTGCGCTACCTCGGTGGCGAGCGCGCGGGAGACCTCGTGCTGCAGCGTCGGCCCGAAGCGGTGCTCGGCAACGGCCGGGTGCAGGCCTGGCTCATCGGGTCGGGAACCGATGCCGCCCACCCCGAACCGCGGTCTGCGGGCTGGGTGGATGCCGCGCTCGCCCAGAACCTGCCCACCGTGCTCGACGGTGGAGCGATCGAGCGGGTGCGCGACACCGGCGGACCGACGGTCATCACGCCGCACTACCGCGAACTGGGACGCGTTCTCGGGGTCGACCCGGCAGAGATAGCAAGCGACGCGGGTGGGTGGGCGCGGCGCGCATCCGACGCTCTCGGCGTCACGGTGCTGCTGAAGGGATCGAGAACTTACGTGTGCGGGGGCGGGATCGAGCTGAGCGTCACCGGCGCCCCGGCCTGGACCGCGACCGCCGGCGCGGGCGACGCGCTCGGCGGAATCCTCGGGGCGCTCGTCGCCACCCACGCCGACTCTGATGCCGCGGAGCTCGCCCGTCTCGCCGCGACCGCGGCCCTGATCCATGGGCTGGCGGCCGAGCGGGCCAGCGGCGGGGGACCGTTCACGATCCTCGACCTTGCGGCCGCCGTGCCGGCCACGATCGCGCAGTTGCTGCGCTGA
- a CDS encoding multifunctional oxoglutarate decarboxylase/oxoglutarate dehydrogenase thiamine pyrophosphate-binding subunit/dihydrolipoyllysine-residue succinyltransferase subunit, whose translation MPSQETGLTAEDNSSNEFGANEWLVDEMYERYIIDKNQVDQSWWPILENYKQGTTDPTPTRAIPVQAPAAAEAPATPAAPAAAADQASGGEAQIPEEVMAPAAPPAPAEPSTNTGSQPVARTTSVEAKPAPIPADAPTTPVAAAKPAEDENKVAALKGAAKALATNMDASLTVPTATSVRTIPAKLMIDNRIVINNHLKRARGGKVSFTHMIAWAIVETLKEFPSQNVFYDEVDGKPSVVTPAHINLGIAIDIPKPDGTRSLVVPGIKRCDTMNFGEFLSSYEDVVFRGRNNKLTGADYAGNTISLTNPGGIGTEHSVPRLMRGAGTIVGAGALEYPAEFQGASPKTLVELGIGKTITLTSTYDHRVIQGAGSGEFLKKIHERLIGQHNFYESIFGALRIPYDPIHWASDINVDLADNVSKTARVQELINSFRVRGHLMADVDPLEYRQRSHPDLDISSHGLTFWDLDREFVTGGFGGKRAALLREILGILRDSYCRTVGIEYMHIQDPEQRRWIQDHVEKPYTKPGHDEQMRILGKLNEAEAFETFLQTKYVGQKRFSLEGGESTIAVLDALLQGAAEAKLDEVAIGMAHRGRLNVLTNIAGKTYGQIFREFEGTQDPRTVQGSGDVKYHLGTEGNFTAADGTTIPVYLAANPSHLEAVDGVLEGIVRAKQDRKPIGSFSVLPVMVHGDAAMAGQGIVVEILQMSQLRGYRTGGTIHLVVNNQVGFTTPPGEGRSSVYSTDVAKTVQAPIFHVNGDDPEAVARVSSLAFAYRQEFKRDVVIDLVCYRRRGHNEGDDPSMTQPLMYSLIEAKRSVRTLYTEALVGRGDITAEEYEAAHRDFQDRLERAFAETHAAQTGSISVITDDKNPVKDLERPESQQDDRVGEPVTTGVSEAVVQLIGDAHDNPPAGFTVHNKLQVMLKKRVDMSRQGSVDWGFGELLALGSLLLEGTPVRMAGQDTRRGTFVQRHAVLHDRVNGQEWLPLANLAQGQARFWIYDSLLSEYAALGFEYGYSVERPDALVLWEAQFGDFANGAQTVIDEFISSAEQKWGQRSSVVLLLPHGYEGQGPDHSSARIERYLQLCAENNMTVARPSTPASYFHLLRRQAYSRPRRPLVVFTPKAMLRLRGATSEIADFTSGKFLPVIDDTLATDKASVKRVVITAGKIYYDIKAELEKREISNIAVVRMEQYYPLPINEMNAILAQYPNADLVWTQDEPENQGAWPFICLELAKHLQGRTISVASRASSASPATGSSKRSAAEQADLINRALSI comes from the coding sequence GTGCCTAGCCAGGAAACCGGACTGACAGCAGAGGACAATTCCTCGAACGAATTCGGGGCCAACGAGTGGCTCGTCGACGAGATGTACGAGCGCTACATCATCGACAAGAACCAGGTCGACCAGTCCTGGTGGCCCATCCTCGAGAACTACAAGCAGGGCACAACAGACCCGACCCCGACCCGCGCGATTCCCGTGCAGGCTCCGGCGGCAGCAGAAGCCCCCGCCACTCCGGCAGCCCCCGCCGCGGCAGCCGACCAGGCGTCCGGTGGCGAAGCACAGATCCCCGAAGAGGTCATGGCGCCCGCGGCTCCCCCCGCCCCCGCCGAACCCAGCACCAACACCGGCAGCCAGCCCGTCGCGCGCACCACCTCGGTCGAGGCGAAGCCCGCGCCGATCCCGGCCGACGCCCCGACCACACCGGTCGCCGCCGCGAAGCCGGCCGAAGACGAGAACAAGGTCGCCGCGCTCAAGGGTGCCGCCAAGGCCCTCGCCACCAACATGGATGCCTCGCTCACGGTCCCCACCGCGACCAGCGTGCGCACCATCCCGGCGAAGCTCATGATCGACAACCGCATCGTGATCAACAACCACCTGAAGCGTGCTCGCGGCGGCAAGGTCTCGTTCACGCACATGATCGCCTGGGCGATCGTCGAGACGCTCAAGGAGTTCCCGAGCCAGAACGTCTTCTACGACGAGGTCGACGGCAAGCCCTCCGTAGTGACCCCCGCACACATCAACCTCGGCATCGCGATCGACATCCCGAAGCCGGATGGAACCCGTTCGCTCGTGGTACCCGGCATCAAGCGCTGCGACACGATGAACTTCGGCGAGTTCCTGTCGTCCTATGAAGACGTCGTCTTCCGCGGCCGCAACAACAAGCTGACGGGCGCTGACTACGCGGGCAACACGATCTCGCTCACCAACCCGGGCGGCATCGGCACCGAACACTCGGTCCCACGCCTTATGCGCGGCGCGGGCACGATCGTCGGCGCGGGCGCCCTCGAGTACCCGGCCGAGTTCCAGGGCGCGAGCCCGAAGACGCTCGTCGAGCTGGGCATCGGCAAGACCATCACCCTGACCAGCACCTACGACCACCGCGTTATCCAGGGTGCCGGCTCGGGCGAGTTCCTCAAGAAGATCCACGAGCGCCTCATCGGGCAGCACAACTTCTACGAGAGCATCTTCGGCGCGCTGCGCATCCCCTACGACCCGATCCACTGGGCCTCCGACATCAACGTCGACCTGGCTGACAACGTCAGCAAGACGGCTCGCGTTCAGGAACTGATCAACTCCTTCCGGGTGCGCGGACATTTGATGGCGGATGTCGACCCTCTCGAATACCGCCAGCGCTCGCACCCCGACCTCGACATCTCGAGCCACGGCCTCACCTTCTGGGACCTGGACCGCGAGTTCGTCACCGGCGGATTCGGCGGAAAGCGCGCGGCACTGCTGCGCGAGATCCTCGGCATCCTGCGCGACTCGTACTGCCGCACGGTCGGCATCGAGTACATGCACATTCAGGATCCGGAGCAGCGCCGCTGGATCCAGGACCACGTCGAGAAGCCGTACACCAAGCCCGGCCACGACGAGCAGATGCGCATCCTCGGCAAGCTCAACGAGGCCGAGGCCTTCGAGACCTTCCTGCAGACCAAGTACGTCGGCCAGAAGCGCTTCAGCCTCGAGGGCGGCGAGTCGACCATCGCGGTGCTCGATGCACTGCTGCAGGGCGCGGCCGAAGCCAAGCTCGACGAGGTAGCGATCGGCATGGCCCACCGCGGTCGCCTGAACGTGCTCACGAACATCGCCGGCAAGACCTATGGCCAGATCTTCCGCGAGTTCGAGGGAACCCAGGACCCGCGCACCGTGCAGGGCTCCGGCGACGTGAAGTACCACCTCGGCACCGAGGGCAACTTCACCGCAGCCGACGGCACAACGATCCCCGTCTACCTCGCCGCCAACCCCTCGCACCTCGAGGCCGTCGACGGTGTGCTCGAGGGCATCGTGCGCGCCAAGCAGGACCGCAAGCCGATCGGCTCCTTCAGCGTGCTGCCCGTTATGGTGCACGGTGATGCGGCCATGGCCGGCCAGGGAATCGTCGTCGAGATCCTGCAGATGTCACAGCTGCGCGGCTACCGCACGGGTGGCACGATCCACCTCGTTGTCAACAACCAGGTCGGATTCACTACCCCTCCCGGTGAGGGTCGCAGCTCGGTCTACTCGACGGATGTCGCCAAGACCGTGCAGGCGCCGATCTTCCACGTGAACGGTGATGACCCCGAGGCAGTTGCGCGCGTGTCATCCCTCGCCTTCGCGTACCGCCAGGAATTCAAGCGCGACGTCGTCATCGACCTCGTCTGCTACCGCCGACGCGGACACAACGAGGGCGACGACCCCTCGATGACCCAGCCGCTCATGTACAGCCTCATCGAGGCCAAGCGCTCGGTGCGCACGCTCTACACCGAGGCGCTCGTCGGACGTGGCGACATCACCGCCGAGGAGTACGAGGCCGCTCACCGCGACTTCCAGGACCGCCTCGAGCGCGCGTTCGCCGAGACGCACGCCGCACAGACCGGTTCAATCTCCGTCATCACCGACGACAAGAACCCGGTCAAGGACCTCGAGCGGCCCGAATCCCAGCAGGATGACCGTGTCGGAGAACCCGTGACAACGGGTGTCTCCGAAGCCGTCGTCCAGCTCATCGGAGACGCTCACGACAACCCGCCCGCGGGTTTCACCGTGCACAACAAGCTGCAGGTCATGCTCAAGAAGCGCGTCGACATGAGCCGTCAGGGCAGTGTGGACTGGGGCTTCGGCGAGCTGCTCGCACTCGGTTCGCTTCTCCTCGAGGGCACACCGGTGCGCATGGCCGGCCAGGACACCCGTCGTGGCACCTTCGTTCAGCGCCACGCCGTGCTGCACGACCGCGTCAACGGCCAGGAGTGGCTGCCGCTCGCTAACCTCGCCCAGGGCCAGGCGCGTTTCTGGATCTACGACTCGCTGCTCAGCGAGTACGCCGCCCTCGGCTTCGAGTACGGCTACTCGGTGGAGCGCCCCGACGCGCTCGTGCTGTGGGAGGCGCAGTTCGGTGACTTCGCCAACGGTGCCCAGACGGTCATCGACGAGTTCATCTCCTCGGCCGAGCAGAAGTGGGGCCAGCGCTCGAGCGTTGTGCTGCTGCTGCCGCACGGCTACGAAGGACAGGGACCGGACCACTCCTCGGCGCGCATCGAGCGCTACCTCCAGCTGTGTGCGGAGAACAACATGACCGTCGCGCGTCCTTCGACGCCGGCGTCGTACTTCCACCTGCTGCGCCGCCAGGCCTACTCCCGCCCCCGCCGTCCGCTGGTGGTCTTCACCCCGAAGGCGATGCTGCGACTGCGCGGTGCGACGAGCGAGATCGCCGACTTCACCTCGGGCAAGTTCCTGCCGGTGATCGACGACACCCTCGCCACCGACAAGGCCTCGGTCAAGCGCGTGGTCATCACCGCGGGCAAGATCTACTACGACATCAAGGCCGAGCTCGAGAAGCGCGAGATCTCGAACATCGCCGTCGTGCGCATGGAGCAGTACTACCCGCTGCCCATCAACGAGATGAACGCGATCCTCGCCCAGTACCCGAACGCCGACCTCGTCTGGACGCAGGACGAGCCCGAGAACCAGGGCGCCTGGCCGTTCATCTGCCTCGAACTGGCCAAGCACCTGCAGGGTCGCACCATCTCGGTCGCCTCCCGCGCGTCTTCGGCGTCGCCCGCAACCGGTTCGAGCAAGCGGAGTGCGGCCGAGCAGGCGGACCTCATCAACCGCGCGCTGTCGATCTAG
- a CDS encoding GuaB1 family IMP dehydrogenase-related protein, which yields MEFYETNPQHDLTYSDVFLVPSRSGVSSRLDVSLAPGDGTAATVPLVSANMNSVTGPRLAATLARRGALGVLPQDMHLQDLDAAIRWVKSQPIQWDTPIELLADDTVASALRNVPALAGHGVIVRDGHGGYLGAIPANELAHALPEARLGDLLHGAVTALDADDVPDARAAFDLLVAAGLEFAPVLHHGEVVGTLSRTSALRSTLYTPALDTNGRLVVAAAVGINGDVAAKAKALVAAGVDVLVIDTAHGHQEGMLRAIAAVAALGLGVPIVAGNVVTAEAVGDLVGAGATIVKVGVGPGAMCTTRMMTAVGRPQFSAVLETAAAARELGAHVWADGGVRYPRDVALALAAGAASVMVGSWFAGTIEAPGTLETDASGRVYKESWGMASAKAVSERFDRLDPYELARKQLFAEGISSSKIYLDPLRPSVEDLLDMITSGVRSSLTYAGATSLAEFHERALVGIQSAAGYEEGKALPVSW from the coding sequence ATGGAGTTTTACGAGACCAACCCCCAGCACGACCTCACCTACTCGGACGTGTTCCTGGTTCCGAGTCGATCCGGGGTCTCGAGTCGCCTCGACGTCTCGCTCGCACCGGGAGATGGAACCGCCGCGACGGTGCCCCTCGTCTCCGCCAACATGAACTCGGTGACCGGTCCGCGACTGGCCGCGACGCTCGCTCGCCGCGGTGCGCTCGGCGTGCTGCCGCAGGACATGCACCTGCAGGATCTCGACGCCGCCATCCGCTGGGTCAAGTCCCAGCCGATCCAGTGGGACACCCCGATCGAACTGCTCGCCGACGACACGGTCGCGAGCGCGCTGCGCAATGTGCCGGCGCTCGCCGGCCACGGTGTGATCGTGCGCGACGGGCACGGTGGCTACCTCGGCGCCATTCCCGCGAACGAACTCGCTCACGCCCTTCCTGAAGCGCGGCTCGGCGACCTGCTGCACGGTGCGGTGACCGCCCTCGATGCCGATGATGTTCCGGATGCCCGTGCCGCCTTCGACCTGCTCGTTGCGGCGGGCCTCGAGTTCGCGCCGGTGCTGCACCACGGCGAGGTCGTCGGAACCCTGAGCCGCACGAGCGCGTTGCGCTCCACCCTGTACACGCCGGCCCTCGACACCAACGGACGCCTCGTCGTTGCCGCCGCGGTCGGAATCAACGGCGACGTCGCTGCCAAGGCGAAGGCGCTCGTCGCCGCCGGCGTCGACGTGCTCGTGATTGACACCGCCCACGGCCACCAGGAGGGCATGCTGCGCGCGATCGCCGCTGTCGCGGCCCTCGGCCTCGGAGTTCCCATCGTGGCGGGCAACGTCGTAACGGCGGAGGCCGTCGGCGACCTCGTCGGCGCAGGCGCCACGATAGTCAAGGTCGGCGTCGGACCCGGTGCCATGTGCACGACCCGAATGATGACGGCCGTCGGGCGTCCCCAGTTCTCCGCTGTGCTCGAGACCGCCGCGGCGGCGCGCGAGCTGGGCGCCCACGTCTGGGCCGACGGGGGAGTGAGGTACCCGCGCGACGTGGCGCTCGCACTCGCCGCGGGTGCGGCATCCGTCATGGTCGGATCGTGGTTCGCCGGAACGATCGAGGCGCCCGGAACCCTCGAGACCGATGCCTCGGGCCGGGTCTACAAGGAGAGCTGGGGCATGGCATCCGCCAAGGCCGTGTCGGAGCGCTTCGACCGCCTCGACCCCTACGAGCTCGCCCGCAAGCAGCTCTTCGCCGAGGGCATCTCCAGCTCGAAGATCTACCTCGACCCGCTGCGTCCCTCCGTCGAGGACCTGCTCGACATGATCACCTCCGGTGTGCGCTCCTCGCTCACCTACGCGGGTGCCACGTCGCTCGCCGAGTTCCACGAGCGCGCGCTCGTCGGCATCCAGTCGGCTGCCGGCTATGAAGAGGGTAAGGCGCTTCCTGTCAGCTGGTGA